One genomic segment of Flavobacteriaceae bacterium includes these proteins:
- a CDS encoding 2OG-Fe(II) oxygenase translates to MDRDKIAKLISNRLTRGKELLKQQYDKSKNKIGYFYIDNLLPAEIVNEIDNQFPYQNIEVVNCIKHICGIENLQPDEYLYAGGISSMKKNQFLNPHLDNSHDKDRNRWRVLNLLYYVTPNWNDENGGHLELWPNGLKKKQITLYSKFNRLVVMATHQLSWHSVSPVLVDSYRNCVSNYYFSNSPLRLNDKFHVTTFRGRPEQIITNQILKTDSFLRMSIRRLLRKGLRKIYMYTKRRINFC, encoded by the coding sequence TCGAATAGACTAACCAGAGGCAAAGAATTACTCAAACAACAATATGATAAGTCAAAAAATAAAATAGGTTATTTTTATATTGATAATCTCTTACCTGCAGAAATTGTTAATGAAATTGATAATCAGTTTCCATATCAAAATATAGAAGTGGTTAATTGTATTAAACATATTTGTGGAATAGAAAACCTTCAACCCGATGAGTATCTATATGCCGGTGGAATATCTTCCATGAAGAAAAATCAATTCTTGAACCCTCATTTGGACAATTCTCATGATAAGGATAGAAATAGATGGAGGGTTTTAAATTTACTTTATTATGTTACCCCAAATTGGAATGATGAAAACGGAGGGCATTTAGAATTATGGCCTAACGGTCTAAAGAAAAAGCAAATCACCCTATATTCTAAGTTTAATAGATTAGTTGTTATGGCTACACACCAATTGTCATGGCATTCTGTAAGTCCTGTCTTAGTCGATTCTTATAGAAATTGTGTATCTAATTATTATTTCTCGAATAGTCCATTACGATTGAATGATAAATTCCATGTTACAACTTTTAGAGGGCGACCGGAACAAATAATTACAAATCAAATTTTAAAAACGGACTCATTTTTAAGAATGAGTATCCGAAGACTTTTAAGAAAGGGATTAAGGAAAATCTACATGTATACAAAAAGAAGAATTAACTTTTGCTAA